The bacterium DNA window TTCCAGAAGGTTCGAGTCTCCCTCGATGGAGATCTTCTTTATGTCGCCGCAGCCGAGCCCCCTCTCGTGGGCGAGGCGAATAAACTTGATGTCCCGGAGCGGGTCGAAACCCATCAGGTACGCCGCCACCGCGTCTATCGCCACCTGATCCTCCGAGGCGAGAAGGACGTTGCCGATATGGGGTATCATGCAGCGGGGGCCGGGGCCGTCGCCCGCGAAGGTGCCGTCCATCACCGCGAAAACCCCCCTGTGTATCTTCTTCTGGATCATCAGGAGATCAACGAGGGTCTCGTGGATAACCGGGTGGGTCCAGTGGCGGTGCTCGTTAAGAAGTCCGCCGAAGGCGTTTTTCATCGCGCCGGTGGTCGTTGTAAAGACGTGGGTCTTGACCGTCGGCAGGTGGATTATGTTCTCGCCGATGAACCTCTTCGGAATCCGAAACCCCTTGGGGTAGACCTTGCCGAGGCAGAGAAACTCCTTCGTCAGGTCGCCCACCGCGTCGCGTACGTCTATCCACTCCTCTCCTTCGTAGAGGTGGACGTTGCGCAGCCCGTGCGCCCTGATAACGTCGATATGCTTGTTTTCGCACTCGCCGAGGTGGGCGTCGATGACGACCGTGCGGTTGTGGCAGCCGTGTATCAGCGCCGGGTCGAAGCCGTCGCGCTTCATCGCGCGGATTACCCCGTCGAGTTGCCAGGGGGTGGTCGAGCTTCCGGGATAGAAGAAATGCCAGCTAATGTTGATCTTCAGCGCGGTATCGGCGTCCTTGGGAAGGTATGCCTGATAATCCGCCAGATTCATAAGTTTGTGGTAATCGCCCAGAACCGTCTCCGGGGAGGTTTTCAGTATCGCGACCTTTGAAGTGCTCATTCTCACCGCTCTTTAACGTACTGTTCCGACAAGGAGATAACCGCAGATCAAAACCCAGAGCGCGACCGTGGCCAGAAGCTGTCCGTCGCCGAGGAAGGCTTCGGTTGGCGATTCCCCGCGCCCGAGGCTGTCCACGATGTACCAGTAGCGAAAAATCCCGAAGAGGACGACGGGTATTGTCACCACCAGCTCGGGCCTCGCGCTCATCACGAAGAGGCTGTAGAAGACC harbors:
- a CDS encoding DUF362 domain-containing protein, which translates into the protein MSTSKVAILKTSPETVLGDYHKLMNLADYQAYLPKDADTALKINISWHFFYPGSSTTPWQLDGVIRAMKRDGFDPALIHGCHNRTVVIDAHLGECENKHIDVIRAHGLRNVHLYEGEEWIDVRDAVGDLTKEFLCLGKVYPKGFRIPKRFIGENIIHLPTVKTHVFTTTTGAMKNAFGGLLNEHRHWTHPVIHETLVDLLMIQKKIHRGVFAVMDGTFAGDGPGPRCMIPHIGNVLLASEDQVAIDAVAAYLMGFDPLRDIKFIRLAHERGLGCGDIKKISIEGDSNLLEKRWNFTGPFKKMTFASKMQHLIYWGPLKGPVEWSLKTFLAPWSYIASVLYHDMYWYPANYERVKKVLESPWGKLFQNWEEKAIDPNDLTAKGWSDVGETGAMLDKTTAKMIRDAFGVLGTTVMEAPEISARRGRKCK